A portion of the Tiliqua scincoides isolate rTilSci1 chromosome 3, rTilSci1.hap2, whole genome shotgun sequence genome contains these proteins:
- the GPR18 gene encoding N-arachidonyl glycine receptor, giving the protein MTTTINQFMPSNYNQSLMTMYGKNHPEECRISSLVFYSFIFIIGLLVNVTALWVFSCTTKKRTTITIYMMNVALLDLVFIFSLPFRMLYYGKGSWFFGDIFCRVLSAFTVFYPNIALWLLAFISVDRYLAVVQPKHAKELKNTTKALIACTGLWLTTLATTSPLLFLYSDPDKKSNFTTCIKMMDIIYLKEVNILNVSRLIFFFLIPLFLMIGCYLGIIYSLIHGRTSKLKPKAKERSIRIIVTLIIQVLVCFVPFHICFAFLMLTDGPVSYSPWGAFTTFLMNLSTCLDIILYYLVSKQFQARVISVMLYRNYLRSVRRKSLRSGSMRSISNINSEMI; this is encoded by the coding sequence ATGACTACTACAATCAATCAATTCATGCCTTCTAACTACAATCAAAGTCTAATGACGATGTATGGCAAAAACCACCCTGAagaatgcagaatttcatcacTTGTCTTCTACAGCTTTATTTTCATAATTGGCTTACTCGTTAATGTCACAGCACTCTGGGTGTTCAGCTGTACCACTAAGAAGAGGACAACAATAACAATCTACATGATGAATGTTGCACTGCTTGACTTAGTATTTATATTTTCTTTGCCTTTTCGGATGCTTTACTATGGGAAAGGATCTTGGTTCTTTGGGGATATTTTTTGCAGGGTTCTTAGCGCTTTCACTGTGTTTTACCCAAACATTGCTCTGTGGTTGCTGGCTTTTATAAGCGTTGACAGATATTTGGCTGTTGTGCAGCCCAAACATGCCAAGGAACTCAAGAACACAACCAAAGCTCTGATAGCTTGCACAGGCCTCTGGTTAACAACTCTTGCAACAACTTCTCCACTGTTGTTCTTATATTCGGATCCAGATAAAAAGTCAAACTTCACCACCTGCATTAAGATGATGGATATTATCTACCTAAAGGAAGTCAATATATTAAATGTTTCTCGGCTaatatttttcttcttgattCCTCTGTTTCTCATGATTGGTTGTTACCTAGGCATCATTTACAGTCTCATTCATGGAAGAACTTCCAAGTTGAAACCTAAGGCTAAAGAGAGATCAATCAGAATTATTGTGACACTGATTATCCAAGTGTTGGTGTGTTTTGTGCCTTTTCATATTTGTTTTGCATTCCTGATGCTCACAGATGGGCCTGTAAGCTACAGTCCATGGGGAGCCTTTACCACCTTTCTTATGAATCTCAGCACATGCTTAGATATAATTCTGTACTACCTTGTCTCGAAACAATTTCAGGCCAGAGTTATCAGTGTCATGCTTTATCGCAATTATCTCCGAAGTGTACGGAGGAAAAGTTTACGATCTGGGAGCATGAGGTCAATAAGTAACATCAATAGTGAAAtgatataa